One segment of Candidatus Manganitrophus noduliformans DNA contains the following:
- a CDS encoding DUF429 domain-containing protein — translation MKPSWIAGIDGFRSDWFVVLVNHAQGRVIETRHHLCASFKEVLNLTPAPKVIAIDIPIGLLDSPQIGGRECDREARRLLKHPRASSVFSPPIRKYLPAQTLSEAPGISIQTLCILSKIREVDEQMTPELQNRVVEVHPEVSFYHLAGQAMRHNKKKPDGREERLNALSGTFLDIWKEVFSSKLKVPYDDMIDAYAAAWTAMRIENGIAKRFPENPPVDAKKLRMEIWS, via the coding sequence ATGAAACCCTCCTGGATCGCCGGCATCGATGGTTTCCGCAGTGACTGGTTCGTCGTCTTGGTGAACCACGCCCAAGGCCGCGTCATCGAAACCCGCCATCACCTCTGCGCCTCGTTTAAAGAAGTGTTAAACCTCACCCCCGCGCCGAAAGTGATCGCCATCGACATCCCCATCGGCCTTTTAGACTCGCCACAGATCGGAGGCCGGGAATGCGACCGGGAGGCAAGGCGCCTTCTGAAGCACCCGCGCGCCAGCAGCGTCTTCTCGCCCCCGATCCGGAAATATCTTCCCGCCCAGACCCTTTCCGAAGCTCCTGGAATATCGATACAGACTCTTTGTATTCTTTCCAAGATCCGCGAGGTGGACGAGCAGATGACCCCGGAATTGCAGAACCGCGTCGTCGAGGTCCATCCCGAAGTCAGCTTCTATCACCTGGCCGGACAGGCGATGCGACACAATAAGAAGAAGCCGGACGGCCGAGAGGAGAGGCTCAATGCTTTATCAGGAACCTTCCTCGATATTTGGAAGGAAGTCTTTAGCAGTAAGCTAAAAGTCCCCTACGACGACATGATCGACGCCTACGCCGCCGCCTGGACCGCCATGCGAATCGAAAACGGCATCGCGAAACGTTTTCCAGAAAATCCACCCGTCGATGCGAAAAAGCTACGGATGGAGATTTGGTCTTGA
- a CDS encoding STAS-like domain-containing protein: MTTINILKDFTRTPGARFITDGQYSGEEFREKFLEGHFKDPNDNSKIIIILDGTEGYATSFLEEAFGGLARKYGTKRCLDRLEFISNEDKLIIDEIKSYIEHPDNE, from the coding sequence ATGACTACAATAAATATTCTAAAAGACTTTACCCGGACCCCAGGGGCTAGGTTTATAACTGATGGTCAGTATTCCGGAGAAGAATTTCGAGAAAAATTCTTAGAAGGCCATTTCAAAGATCCAAATGATAATTCCAAAATTATAATTATTTTAGATGGAACAGAAGGATATGCTACCTCCTTTTTGGAAGAAGCATTCGGTGGTTTAGCACGAAAATATGGCACCAAGAGATGCTTAGATAGGCTGGAATTCATTTCAAATGAAGACAAGCTAATAATTGATGAAATTAAGAGCTATATCGAGCATCCAGATAATGAATAA
- a CDS encoding site-specific DNA-methyltransferase, which produces MAKKKNPTTKSVEALKHDEAKRKNIPTAEYQSVLQKEEQNPVRVAYERRNRDLDPQLVWRGKDEQDWSDLVVHAPPLYIQEKVHPKALIDDLLRDTRERQYEAGELTPDLFADFNGIPKGVDKTEFYQHDQNWSNRMILGDSLQVMASLAEREGLRGKVQCIYIDPPYGIKFNSNFQWSTTSRDVKDGNSDHITREPEQVKAFRDTWRDGIHSYLTYLRDRLTVARDLLTDSGSIFVQIGDENVHRVRAVLDEVFGEMNFCSLITFAKTSSQTSKLPAAVSDYVLWYCKDFSAVKVRTLNTEKDILQLAGSTYRNFEDTSGMLQEIKQKDLPELLTNSDNYAFVNLADLTSQTGGASSQFEIEFFGIVSTPKKGRGWRTGKDGIKHLHRAGRLHPKGPNIFYKQFLSDFPIAPLSTRWADTQMGGFLKGEERIYVVQTTTKVIERCILMATDPGDLVLDPTCGSGTTATVAEQWGRRWITIDTSRVALALARARIMGARYPFYLLSDSREGQIKEAEVTRTAPSSQPTHGNIRHGFVYERVPHITLKSIANNAEIDVIWDQWQAKLEPLRAQLNAALKKSWQEWEVPREADAKWPETAKKLHADWWEARIARQKEIDKSIAAKAEFEYLYDKPYEDKKKVRVAGPFTVESLSPHRVLGVDENDELIDGCKETKPGYGKQTFPEMILENLKVAGVQQAHKEDRITFTALTAWPGYLICAEGRYFEGGEETGKEKRAAIFIGPEFGTVTRPDLVAAAREAGDADFDVLIACAFNYEAHATEFSKLGRIPVLKARMNADLHMADDLKNTGKGNLFVIFGEPDIDIIPAEEGKVRVKVNGVDVFHPNTGEVRSDGPEGIACWFIDTDYNEESFFVRHAYFLGANDPYSALKTTLKAEINEEAWATLHSDTSRAFPKPKSGRIAVKVINHLGDEVMKVFKVS; this is translated from the coding sequence ATGGCTAAAAAGAAAAACCCCACCACGAAATCGGTCGAAGCGCTCAAGCACGATGAGGCGAAGCGAAAGAACATTCCGACCGCCGAATACCAATCGGTTCTGCAAAAAGAGGAACAGAATCCAGTGCGCGTGGCTTACGAGCGGCGCAACCGCGACCTCGATCCGCAACTCGTCTGGCGCGGCAAGGATGAGCAGGACTGGAGCGACCTCGTGGTCCATGCTCCGCCGCTTTACATCCAGGAAAAGGTCCACCCCAAGGCTTTGATCGACGATCTGCTGCGCGACACGCGGGAGCGCCAGTACGAGGCGGGGGAGTTGACCCCGGACCTGTTTGCGGACTTTAACGGCATCCCAAAGGGGGTAGACAAGACCGAATTCTATCAGCATGACCAGAACTGGTCGAACCGGATGATCCTGGGCGACTCCTTGCAGGTGATGGCTAGCCTAGCCGAGCGCGAGGGGCTGCGCGGCAAGGTGCAATGCATCTACATCGACCCGCCATACGGCATTAAATTCAACAGCAATTTCCAGTGGAGTACCACCAGCCGCGATGTGAAGGACGGAAACTCAGATCACATCACTCGCGAACCGGAACAGGTAAAGGCGTTTCGCGACACGTGGCGAGACGGCATCCACAGCTATCTCACCTATCTGCGTGATCGCCTCACCGTTGCCAGGGATCTCCTCACCGATTCGGGTTCCATTTTCGTGCAGATCGGCGATGAAAATGTCCACCGCGTCCGGGCGGTGTTGGATGAGGTGTTTGGGGAAATGAATTTCTGTTCACTAATCACCTTTGCGAAAACATCTAGTCAGACGAGTAAACTGCCAGCCGCTGTCAGTGACTATGTACTTTGGTATTGCAAGGACTTCTCCGCTGTCAAGGTAAGGACCTTAAACACGGAAAAGGACATTCTGCAATTAGCGGGAAGCACCTATCGGAACTTCGAGGACACTTCTGGAATGCTTCAGGAAATCAAGCAGAAGGATTTGCCTGAATTGCTGACCAATTCGGACAACTACGCTTTCGTCAATCTTGCGGATCTAACGTCTCAGACTGGCGGCGCTTCTTCGCAGTTCGAGATCGAGTTTTTTGGAATTGTATCCACTCCCAAAAAAGGGCGTGGATGGAGAACAGGTAAAGATGGCATTAAACACCTTCATCGGGCCGGGCGATTACATCCTAAAGGTCCAAACATTTTCTACAAGCAGTTCCTTTCGGATTTCCCAATAGCGCCATTATCGACGCGCTGGGCCGACACGCAGATGGGGGGCTTCTTGAAAGGGGAAGAACGAATCTACGTTGTTCAGACCACAACAAAGGTCATCGAACGCTGCATCCTCATGGCCACCGATCCTGGTGATCTCGTTCTTGACCCGACCTGCGGTTCCGGCACAACTGCCACCGTCGCCGAGCAATGGGGCCGCCGCTGGATTACAATTGACACTTCACGTGTGGCGCTGGCGTTGGCCCGAGCCCGTATCATGGGAGCGCGCTATCCGTTTTACCTGTTGTCCGATTCGCGCGAAGGTCAGATCAAAGAAGCCGAAGTCACCCGCACTGCGCCGAGTTCTCAGCCCACGCACGGCAACATCCGACACGGCTTTGTCTATGAGAGGGTGCCGCACATCACCCTCAAGTCGATCGCCAACAACGCGGAGATCGATGTTATCTGGGACCAGTGGCAGGCGAAACTAGAGCCTTTGCGCGCGCAACTAAACGCCGCGCTCAAGAAGAGCTGGCAGGAGTGGGAAGTTCCGCGCGAGGCCGATGCCAAGTGGCCGGAGACGGCGAAGAAGCTACACGCCGACTGGTGGGAAGCCCGCATCGCGCGGCAGAAAGAGATTGATAAGTCCATTGCCGCCAAAGCCGAGTTCGAATATCTCTACGACAAGCCCTATGAAGACAAGAAGAAGGTCCGCGTGGCGGGGCCGTTTACGGTTGAAAGTCTCTCGCCGCACCGTGTTCTTGGGGTGGATGAGAATGACGAATTAATCGATGGCTGTAAAGAAACCAAGCCTGGATATGGTAAGCAGACTTTTCCCGAAATGATTTTGGAAAACCTCAAGGTCGCGGGTGTCCAGCAGGCGCACAAGGAAGACCGCATCACCTTTACGGCGCTTACCGCATGGCCCGGCTACCTGATTTGCGCGGAAGGCCGTTACTTTGAAGGGGGCGAGGAGACCGGCAAGGAAAAACGCGCCGCCATCTTCATCGGCCCGGAATTCGGCACCGTCACCCGCCCCGACCTGGTAGCCGCCGCTCGGGAAGCCGGCGATGCCGATTTCGACGTATTGATCGCCTGCGCGTTTAACTACGAGGCCCACGCCACGGAGTTCAGCAAACTCGGCCGCATCCCGGTGCTCAAGGCGCGGATGAACGCCGACCTGCACATGGCCGACGACCTCAAGAACACGGGCAAAGGTAATCTGTTCGTGATCTTCGGCGAGCCCGACATCGATATTATTCCAGCCGAAGAAGGCAAGGTTCGAGTGAAGGTGAACGGTGTAGATGTTTTCCATCCCAACACTGGCGAGGTTCGTAGTGACGGGCCAGAGGGCATCGCCTGTTGGTTCATCGACACCGATTACAACGAAGAAAGCTTCTTTGTCCGCCACGCCTATTTCCTCGGCGCGAACGATCCCTACAGCGCATTGAAAACAACTCTCAAGGCTGAGATCAATGAAGAAGCCTGGGCCACCCTCCACAGCGACACTTCGCGCGCCTTCCCCAAGCCAAAGTCCGGGCGGATTGCGGTGAAGGTGATTAACCATCTGGGGGATGAGGTGATGAAGGTGTTTAAGGTGTCATGA
- a CDS encoding BPTD_3080 family restriction endonuclease, with translation MATRTGTETNAFFEHPILNSPYEAPTRHWELDDQGQPTQRIIENRRKAEFITPIPKPKKRKGSAVQSQMVFDEGKGLSTEEQQYDPTWTINQLRQEVDQWRKLPNPNQWHVTPETARLLQHWRHHKFNSIRPFFCQVEAVETAIWLTEVAPQAGKTGKFLIDHLSNANHEANPELMRLALKLATGAGKTTVMAMLIAWQTVNAVRRSQSRKFTRGFLVVTPGLTIKDRLRVLQPNDPDSYYASRELVPADMLDDVNRAKIVITNYHSFKLRERIELSKGGRSLLQGRGEELNTLETEGQMLQRVMPDLMGLKNILVLNDEAHHCYREKPGAEEDEEDLKGEDKKEAEKNNEAARLWISGLEAVNRKLGIARVIDLSATPFFLRGSGYAEGTLFPWTMSDFSLMDAIECGIVKLPRVPVADNIPGEEIPMFRNLWEHIRTKMPKKGRGKANILDPLSLPTQLQTALEALYGHYKKTYRLWAEAGIRVPPCFIVVCNNTSTSKLVYDYISGFHRQNEDGSTTLENGRLALFRNFDEHGNPLARPNTLLIDSEQLESGEGLDDNFRGMAADEIDRFRREIIERTGDPRLAENFTDQELLREAMNTVGRYGRLGGSIRCVVSVSMLTEGWDANTVTHVLGVRAFGTQLLCEQVIGRALRRQSYELNEEGLFNVEYADVLGIPFDFTAKPVVAPPQPPRETIHVRAVRPERDHLEIRFPRVVGYRVELPEERLEAEFNEDSVLELTPDLVGATETKNSGIIGDTADLSLVHTADVRPSQVLYELASHLILTRWRDPEGDPKLYLFGQLKRITRQWLDGYLVCRGSTYPAQLKYKMLADMACERINAGITRRFIGERPITIVPDPYNPTGSTAHVNFNTSKTDRWETDARRCHINWVILDSDWEAEFCRVVESHPRVRAYVKNHNLGLEVPYRYGSEMRTYRPDFIVLVDDGHGEDDLLHLIVEIKGYRREDAKEKKTTMETYWVPGVNHIGQYGRWAFTEFREIYQIEADFKAKVENEFNKVIESVAVSPVDQGK, from the coding sequence TTGGCCACGAGAACAGGAACTGAGACTAACGCATTCTTCGAACATCCCATCTTAAATTCTCCTTATGAAGCCCCGACACGCCATTGGGAACTAGATGACCAAGGGCAGCCAACGCAAAGAATCATTGAAAACCGCCGCAAGGCCGAGTTCATCACGCCGATTCCAAAGCCGAAAAAACGCAAAGGATCGGCGGTGCAGTCGCAAATGGTTTTTGACGAAGGCAAAGGGCTTTCCACTGAGGAGCAGCAGTATGATCCTACGTGGACCATCAATCAGCTTCGTCAAGAAGTAGACCAATGGCGGAAATTGCCCAATCCGAATCAGTGGCATGTCACTCCCGAAACGGCGCGTCTGCTGCAGCACTGGCGACATCACAAATTCAACAGCATCCGTCCCTTCTTCTGCCAAGTGGAGGCGGTTGAAACAGCCATCTGGCTCACCGAGGTTGCGCCGCAAGCTGGGAAGACCGGCAAGTTTCTTATCGATCATTTATCAAATGCCAATCACGAGGCCAACCCGGAGCTGATGCGCTTGGCGTTGAAGTTGGCGACCGGCGCAGGGAAGACGACGGTTATGGCGATGCTGATCGCGTGGCAGACCGTCAATGCGGTGCGACGATCGCAGAGCCGAAAGTTCACCCGTGGGTTTCTGGTTGTTACGCCTGGCTTGACCATCAAAGACCGCCTGCGAGTTCTTCAGCCCAATGATCCGGACAGTTATTATGCCAGCCGAGAATTGGTGCCGGCCGATATGTTGGACGATGTGAACCGCGCCAAAATCGTCATCACCAACTACCACTCCTTTAAGCTTCGCGAGCGGATCGAGCTTTCAAAAGGGGGGCGTTCGCTCCTTCAAGGTCGCGGCGAAGAGCTGAACACCCTTGAAACAGAGGGGCAGATGCTTCAGCGGGTAATGCCCGATCTGATGGGCCTCAAGAACATCCTGGTCCTTAATGACGAGGCCCACCACTGTTACCGAGAAAAGCCGGGAGCAGAGGAGGACGAAGAGGATTTAAAAGGGGAAGATAAGAAAGAAGCTGAGAAAAACAACGAAGCCGCCCGGCTTTGGATTTCCGGTTTGGAGGCGGTTAACCGCAAGCTCGGAATCGCCCGCGTCATTGACCTTTCGGCCACACCCTTTTTCCTGCGCGGCTCCGGCTATGCCGAGGGGACGCTCTTTCCCTGGACCATGAGCGACTTCTCGCTGATGGATGCCATCGAGTGCGGGATCGTCAAACTCCCGCGCGTCCCTGTCGCCGATAACATCCCCGGCGAAGAGATCCCGATGTTCCGCAACCTCTGGGAACACATCCGCACGAAGATGCCGAAGAAGGGCCGAGGCAAAGCGAACATCCTCGACCCGCTGAGCCTGCCGACGCAACTCCAGACCGCGCTGGAAGCGCTGTATGGTCATTACAAAAAGACCTATCGCCTTTGGGCCGAGGCCGGAATCCGCGTGCCCCCCTGCTTCATAGTGGTTTGTAACAACACCTCCACATCCAAGCTGGTTTATGATTACATCTCCGGCTTTCACCGACAGAACGAGGACGGTTCAACGACCCTCGAAAACGGTCGCCTTGCTTTGTTCCGAAATTTCGACGAGCACGGCAACCCGCTTGCCCGGCCCAACACGTTGCTCATCGACAGCGAGCAACTCGAATCGGGCGAAGGGTTGGACGACAACTTCCGGGGAATGGCCGCCGATGAGATAGACCGCTTCCGTCGCGAGATCATCGAGCGCACCGGTGATCCTCGCCTGGCAGAGAACTTTACCGATCAGGAATTGCTTCGGGAGGCGATGAACACGGTGGGCCGGTATGGGCGGCTGGGCGGATCGATCCGTTGTGTCGTCTCTGTCTCGATGCTCACCGAGGGATGGGATGCGAATACCGTGACCCATGTGCTGGGGGTCCGGGCCTTCGGTACCCAGCTTCTCTGCGAGCAGGTCATTGGCCGCGCCCTGCGCCGCCAGTCCTATGAGCTGAATGAAGAGGGTCTATTCAATGTGGAATATGCCGATGTTTTGGGTATTCCCTTCGACTTCACTGCCAAGCCGGTCGTCGCGCCGCCTCAACCGCCGCGCGAGACCATCCATGTTAGAGCCGTCCGGCCGGAGCGCGATCACCTTGAAATCCGCTTCCCGCGTGTGGTCGGCTATCGGGTTGAATTGCCTGAGGAGCGGCTGGAAGCCGAGTTCAACGAGGACTCCGTGCTGGAGTTGACGCCGGACCTCGTCGGCGCAACCGAGACCAAAAACTCAGGCATCATCGGCGATACGGCAGACCTAAGCCTCGTTCACACTGCCGACGTTCGGCCCTCACAGGTTTTGTATGAGCTGGCGTCTCACCTTATCCTAACCCGATGGCGCGATCCGGAAGGAGATCCCAAGCTATATCTCTTCGGTCAGCTCAAGCGGATTACCCGCCAATGGCTCGACGGTTATCTTGTCTGCAGGGGCAGCACCTATCCGGCGCAGTTGAAGTATAAAATGCTGGCCGATATGGCTTGCGAACGGATCAACGCTGGGATCACTCGTCGATTTATCGGCGAGCGTCCGATCACCATCGTGCCCGATCCCTACAATCCGACCGGCTCCACAGCCCATGTTAATTTCAACACTTCCAAAACCGATCGTTGGGAAACCGATGCCCGGCGCTGCCACATCAACTGGGTAATTCTAGATAGCGATTGGGAAGCCGAGTTCTGCCGTGTGGTGGAATCCCACCCGCGCGTCCGCGCCTATGTCAAAAATCACAATCTGGGCCTTGAAGTGCCCTACCGCTATGGCTCGGAGATGCGCACGTATCGGCCTGATTTCATCGTGCTGGTCGATGACGGTCATGGCGAAGACGATCTGCTGCACCTGATTGTCGAAATCAAAGGCTACCGACGCGAAGACGCGAAAGAGAAAAAGACCACCATGGAAACCTATTGGGTGCCGGGCGTCAATCACATCGGGCAATATGGACGCTGGGCCTTTACCGAATTCAGAGAGATCTACCAGATCGAGGCCGACTTCAAGGCGAAGGTGGAAAACGAATTCAACAAGGTAATCGAATCTGTTGCGGTCAGTCCAGTCGATCAAGGGAAATAA
- a CDS encoding DUF433 domain-containing protein, translated as MRFSRITIEPDKMGGVPCIRGLRIPVATVVGLVASGMNEGEILRDYPDLQKEDIQEALKFAAEAVREREIPITRAS; from the coding sequence ATGAGATTTTCCAGAATCACAATAGAACCCGACAAGATGGGCGGGGTCCCCTGCATTCGCGGATTGCGAATCCCGGTCGCCACGGTGGTGGGATTGGTGGCCAGCGGCATGAACGAAGGAGAGATTTTGCGGGACTACCCCGATCTCCAGAAAGAAGACATTCAAGAAGCGCTGAAATTCGCTGCAGAGGCCGTTCGAGAGCGTGAGATTCCGATTACCCGAGCTTCATGA
- a CDS encoding DUF1028 domain-containing protein, whose protein sequence is MMKRRFLFLFLFVALALSASPVFPAAIEEAIAPRPFGTFSIVAYDEKTGDLGVAVASKFLAVGGVVPWAQAGVGAVATQAWAHPGYGPRGLALLKEGVAPEAAIAQLTADDPEREQRQVGMVDARGRAAAFTGKKTFGFAGHRIGRGYVCQGNILAGEKVLAAMAEAFETSTGELADRLLAALHAGERAGGDKRGRQSAALLVVRAGGGFAGLNDRFIDLRVDDHVQPVQELFRLLGLHQKFYPRE, encoded by the coding sequence ATGATGAAACGGCGGTTTCTTTTCCTCTTCCTCTTCGTTGCCCTCGCTTTGAGCGCCTCCCCGGTTTTCCCCGCCGCAATCGAAGAAGCGATCGCGCCGCGCCCGTTCGGGACCTTCTCCATCGTCGCCTACGACGAGAAGACCGGCGACCTTGGGGTTGCGGTGGCCTCCAAGTTCCTCGCCGTCGGCGGCGTGGTTCCCTGGGCGCAGGCCGGGGTCGGCGCGGTCGCGACCCAGGCGTGGGCCCATCCCGGTTACGGTCCGCGGGGGCTGGCGCTTCTGAAGGAGGGGGTTGCGCCGGAAGCGGCGATCGCGCAATTGACCGCCGACGATCCGGAGCGGGAGCAGCGCCAGGTCGGGATGGTCGATGCCCGCGGGCGGGCGGCGGCCTTTACGGGGAAGAAGACGTTCGGTTTTGCCGGGCATCGGATCGGGCGGGGCTATGTTTGCCAGGGGAATATCCTCGCGGGGGAGAAGGTTCTTGCCGCCATGGCCGAAGCATTTGAAACGTCCACGGGGGAGCTGGCCGACCGGCTGCTCGCGGCGCTGCACGCCGGGGAGCGGGCGGGGGGAGATAAACGGGGGCGGCAGTCGGCCGCGTTGCTGGTGGTGCGCGCCGGCGGCGGCTTCGCCGGGCTGAACGATCGGTTCATCGATTTGCGCGTCGATGATCACGTCCAGCCGGTTCAGGAGTTATTCCGGCTTTTGGGGCTGCATCAGAAGTTCTATCCGAGGGAGTGA
- a CDS encoding response regulator translates to MAEETKYCLCCGEDVPWNRITRDGNEELTCLYCGFILGATPLPAKTAKCIITVDDVAFVNDLLKGMLVDKGLADTVMTAGNGQEFIALFNARLAAKQPVDMVILDLEMPVMDGISAARMMRALEGKYQVAKSPILFFSARKSDEALKKQLGVFSPASYVNKGTSSGMDGLVERVDQLVTHLLNKKRATA, encoded by the coding sequence ATGGCGGAGGAGACCAAATATTGTCTCTGCTGCGGCGAGGATGTTCCGTGGAACCGGATCACGCGCGACGGCAATGAGGAGCTGACCTGCCTCTACTGCGGGTTCATCCTGGGGGCGACGCCGCTTCCGGCCAAGACCGCCAAATGCATCATCACGGTCGACGATGTCGCCTTCGTCAACGATCTCTTAAAGGGGATGTTGGTCGACAAGGGGCTGGCCGACACGGTGATGACGGCGGGGAACGGGCAGGAGTTTATCGCCCTCTTCAATGCGCGATTGGCCGCGAAACAGCCGGTCGACATGGTGATTCTCGATCTGGAGATGCCGGTGATGGACGGCATCTCGGCGGCCCGGATGATGCGGGCGCTTGAAGGGAAGTATCAGGTCGCCAAATCGCCGATCCTCTTCTTCTCCGCGCGAAAGTCCGATGAGGCGCTCAAGAAACAGCTCGGTGTTTTCTCCCCCGCCAGCTACGTCAACAAAGGAACGTCGTCCGGCATGGACGGCCTGGTGGAGCGGGTCGATCAGCTGGTGACGCATTTGCTCAATAAGAAGCGCGCAACCGCTTGA
- a CDS encoding ankyrin repeat domain-containing protein, whose product MAFRGPIVWAALLAFPLLAAGQDQALIRRQLEEANVSFSSAGFIEQIRRGEAEAVDLFLQAGMNPNVQDKSGRTALIWAAGNGHVAVVERLLDSGADLCGTGSRTQSALAWAASNGRTDAARVLLKAGARACEKEKRGMTSVTAAAMNGYADTLRMLLERIDEVLYEEKAVAFASAAEWGHLEVLRLLLDAGVDAEARTPSGSTPLGAAALRGRGAAVRFLLDHGANPNASVDLHGTVLAAAAKGGHLDVVRLLLERGARADGAALRAAAQAGDADIVSLLLDAGAPVDARVFGGETPLIEATMARKINVVDLLIERGADVNARTLTEESALFIAASGGDPEAVALLLEGGADVHARGKEGQTPLIAAATHGHMEIVSMLIARGAQIDAADDMGKTALVHARERGHRDIVHLLMSAERSPAPEGLNLERIKNPSIQEFEIRND is encoded by the coding sequence ATGGCTTTTAGAGGGCCGATTGTTTGGGCCGCGCTGCTCGCGTTCCCCCTCCTCGCGGCGGGGCAGGATCAGGCGTTGATCCGCCGGCAGCTTGAAGAGGCGAACGTCTCCTTTTCCAGCGCGGGATTCATCGAACAGATCCGGCGGGGAGAGGCCGAAGCGGTCGACCTTTTTCTTCAGGCGGGAATGAATCCGAACGTCCAAGACAAAAGCGGCCGGACGGCGTTGATCTGGGCGGCCGGAAACGGACATGTCGCCGTGGTCGAGCGGCTGCTCGACAGCGGCGCCGATCTCTGCGGCACCGGCAGCCGGACGCAATCGGCGTTGGCCTGGGCCGCTTCCAACGGCCGGACCGACGCCGCGCGGGTTCTGCTCAAGGCCGGGGCGAGGGCGTGCGAAAAGGAGAAAAGGGGGATGACCTCGGTGACCGCCGCCGCGATGAACGGCTATGCCGACACCCTCCGGATGCTCCTCGAAAGAATCGACGAGGTTCTCTATGAAGAAAAGGCGGTCGCGTTTGCATCGGCGGCCGAATGGGGCCATCTGGAGGTCCTTCGTCTTCTGCTCGACGCCGGCGTCGATGCGGAGGCGCGGACCCCGAGCGGATCGACCCCCCTCGGCGCCGCGGCCCTTCGGGGCCGGGGGGCGGCGGTGAGGTTTCTTCTCGATCACGGCGCCAATCCCAATGCGTCGGTCGATCTTCATGGAACAGTGTTGGCGGCCGCCGCAAAGGGGGGCCATCTCGATGTCGTCCGCCTTTTGCTGGAGCGGGGCGCGCGCGCCGACGGCGCGGCGCTTCGGGCGGCGGCGCAGGCGGGGGATGCCGATATCGTCTCCCTTTTGCTCGACGCGGGGGCGCCTGTCGACGCCCGCGTCTTCGGCGGCGAAACCCCGCTGATCGAAGCGACGATGGCGCGCAAAATAAACGTCGTCGATCTGCTGATCGAACGGGGCGCCGACGTCAACGCCAGGACCTTGACGGAGGAGTCGGCGCTTTTCATCGCCGCGAGCGGCGGCGATCCGGAAGCGGTGGCGCTGCTCCTGGAGGGGGGGGCCGACGTTCATGCGCGGGGGAAAGAGGGGCAGACCCCCTTGATCGCGGCGGCGACGCACGGCCATATGGAAATCGTCAGCATGTTGATCGCGCGCGGCGCCCAAATCGACGCCGCCGACGACATGGGAAAAACGGCGCTCGTTCACGCCCGGGAGCGGGGCCATCGGGATATCGTTCATCTGCTGATGAGCGCCGAGAGGTCGCCGGCGCCGGAGGGGTTGAATCTGGAGAGAATTAAAAATCCTTCTATTCAAGAATTTGAAATAAGAAACGATTAA